In Chaetodon trifascialis isolate fChaTrf1 chromosome 6, fChaTrf1.hap1, whole genome shotgun sequence, one DNA window encodes the following:
- the LOC139331961 gene encoding VIP36-like protein isoform X2, producing the protein MVATETKPKLDRLRSFYFLYPMFYFKNIRELTCLFVTVCILMSQSLADDQDFMEEFLKREYSLVKPYRGLGFSSSSQWDLMGTAMVTPDHVRLTPDLQSRQGAVWSRIPLFLRDWELKVHFKIHGQGKKNFNGDGLAFWLTRDRMQIGPVFGNMNQFIGLGLFVDTYPNADKTHDRTQPGTQRAFPYISVMLGNGTLTYDHDLDGRATELGGCTAMVRNAIYDTFLLVRYSRNRLTLKVDVDGKQQWKDCADITGLHLPTGYFIGASSATGDLSDNHDIISMKLYQLAVERTEEEEEEGVTIPRVDNMEQFQVEVQEEGMSGVQFFFTLLFSILGLGVLAVIGLVVYGRWKENKRKRFY; encoded by the exons ATGGTTGCCACCGAGACCAAGCCAAAACTGGATCGACTGAGAAGTTTCTATTTTTTATAtccaatgttttatttcaaaaacatCCGTGAATTAACATGCTTGTTTGTTACCGTTTGTATTTTGATGAGCCAGTCGTTGGCAGACGACCAGGACTTTATGGAGGAGTTTTTGAAACGGGAATATTCTTTGGTAAAGCCGTACCGCG GGTTGGGGTTCTCTAGTTCTTCCCAGTGGGATCTGATGGGCACTGCCATGGTTACACCTGACCATGTGAGGCTGACCCCAGACCTGCAGAGCAGACAGGGAGCAGTGTGGAGTCGAATT CCTTTGTTCTTGCGGGATTGGGAGCTCAAGGTGCACTTTAAAATCCACGGCCAAGGAAAGAAGAACTTTAATGGGGACGGTCTGGCCTTCTGGTTGACCAGAGATCGCATGCAGATTG GCCCTGTGTTTGGAAACATGAACCAGTTCATTGGACTTGGACTATTTGTGGACACTTACCCCAATGCAGACAAAACCCACGAT AGGACGCAGCCTGGAACTCAG AGGGCTTTCCCATATATCTCAGTGATGCTGGGGAACGGGACTCTTACATATGACCACGATCTTGATGGACGGGCCACTGAGCTCGGAGGCTGTACGGCTATGGTGCGCAACGCGATCTACGACACGTTTCTCCTTGTCAGATACTCCAGAAACAGACTCACG CTCAAGGTGGACGTAGACGGTAAGCAGCAGTGGAAAGATTGTGCTGACATCACAGGACTGCATCTACCTACAGGCTACTTCATTGGTGCCTCCTCTGCCACTGGAGACCTGTCAG ACAACCATGACATCATCTCTATGAAGTTGTACCAGCTGGCAGTGGagaggactgaggaggaggaagaggagggggtcACCATCCCCAGGGTCGACAACATGGAACAGTTCCAAG TGGAAGTCCAGGAAGAAGGGATGAGCGGAGTCCAGTTCTtcttcaccctcctcttctccatcctcGGCCTGGGTGTGCTGGCAGTGATCGGGCTGGTGGTTTACGGGCGCTGGAAGGAAAACAAACGCAAACGCTTCTATTGA
- the LOC139331961 gene encoding VIP36-like protein isoform X1, giving the protein MVATETKPKLDRLRSFYFLYPMFYFKNIRELTCLFVTVCILMSQSLADDQDFMEEFLKREYSLVKPYRGLGFSSSSQWDLMGTAMVTPDHVRLTPDLQSRQGAVWSRIPLFLRDWELKVHFKIHGQGKKNFNGDGLAFWLTRDRMQIGPVFGNMNQFIGLGLFVDTYPNADKTHDRAFPYISVMLGNGTLTYDHDLDGRATELGGCTAMVRNAIYDTFLLVRYSRNRLTLKVDVDGKQQWKDCADITGLHLPTGYFIGASSATGDLSDNHDIISMKLYQLAVERTEEEEEEGVTIPRVDNMEQFQVEVQEEGMSGVQFFFTLLFSILGLGVLAVIGLVVYGRWKENKRKRFY; this is encoded by the exons ATGGTTGCCACCGAGACCAAGCCAAAACTGGATCGACTGAGAAGTTTCTATTTTTTATAtccaatgttttatttcaaaaacatCCGTGAATTAACATGCTTGTTTGTTACCGTTTGTATTTTGATGAGCCAGTCGTTGGCAGACGACCAGGACTTTATGGAGGAGTTTTTGAAACGGGAATATTCTTTGGTAAAGCCGTACCGCG GGTTGGGGTTCTCTAGTTCTTCCCAGTGGGATCTGATGGGCACTGCCATGGTTACACCTGACCATGTGAGGCTGACCCCAGACCTGCAGAGCAGACAGGGAGCAGTGTGGAGTCGAATT CCTTTGTTCTTGCGGGATTGGGAGCTCAAGGTGCACTTTAAAATCCACGGCCAAGGAAAGAAGAACTTTAATGGGGACGGTCTGGCCTTCTGGTTGACCAGAGATCGCATGCAGATTG GCCCTGTGTTTGGAAACATGAACCAGTTCATTGGACTTGGACTATTTGTGGACACTTACCCCAATGCAGACAAAACCCACGAT AGGGCTTTCCCATATATCTCAGTGATGCTGGGGAACGGGACTCTTACATATGACCACGATCTTGATGGACGGGCCACTGAGCTCGGAGGCTGTACGGCTATGGTGCGCAACGCGATCTACGACACGTTTCTCCTTGTCAGATACTCCAGAAACAGACTCACG CTCAAGGTGGACGTAGACGGTAAGCAGCAGTGGAAAGATTGTGCTGACATCACAGGACTGCATCTACCTACAGGCTACTTCATTGGTGCCTCCTCTGCCACTGGAGACCTGTCAG ACAACCATGACATCATCTCTATGAAGTTGTACCAGCTGGCAGTGGagaggactgaggaggaggaagaggagggggtcACCATCCCCAGGGTCGACAACATGGAACAGTTCCAAG TGGAAGTCCAGGAAGAAGGGATGAGCGGAGTCCAGTTCTtcttcaccctcctcttctccatcctcGGCCTGGGTGTGCTGGCAGTGATCGGGCTGGTGGTTTACGGGCGCTGGAAGGAAAACAAACGCAAACGCTTCTATTGA